One part of the Ignisphaera cupida genome encodes these proteins:
- a CDS encoding ZIP family metal transporter — protein sequence MTYGVVYNAFLYGLLVAGLTSLGSLTALAGVKLPRWGLDFSLGFASGVMIVASFTSLIIPAFERGLYFDVGLGITLGVIAITLLDFCVPHEHIVKGYEGPEHLKNRLRKSVLATIAIVLHNIPEGFAVGATTVYSLELGFATALAIGIQDIPEGAAVALPLTMLWGSRLKGFAVGVLSGFVETIAAVFGAAMFSFAINVLGVGMGFSAGAMIYIVVEEILPEILHESSQYRKIAAAGFIAGFYIMLYLDALIG from the coding sequence ATGACCTATGGTGTGGTTTATAATGCTTTTCTATATGGGCTTTTGGTAGCTGGTTTAACGTCTCTTGGTTCTTTAACTGCTTTGGCTGGGGTTAAGTTGCCTAGGTGGGGACTTGATTTTTCTCTTGGTTTTGCATCTGGTGTTATGATTGTTGCTAGTTTCACAAGCTTGATTATTCCAGCATTTGAAAGGGGTTTGTATTTCGATGTTGGTTTGGGTATTACTTTGGGTGTTATAGCAATAACTTTACTTGATTTTTGTGTGCCTCATGAGCATATTGTTAAGGGTTATGAGGGGCCTGAGCATTTGAAGAATAGACTTAGAAAATCTGTATTGGCTACAATAGCAATAGTTTTGCATAATATTCCCGAGGGTTTTGCTGTTGGTGCAACAACTGTTTATAGCTTAGAGCTTGGTTTTGCAACAGCATTGGCTATTGGCATACAGGACATTCCTGAAGGTGCAGCTGTTGCTCTTCCACTAACAATGCTTTGGGGTAGTAGGTTAAAGGGTTTTGCAGTAGGTGTTTTGAGTGGTTTTGTGGAAACTATTGCAGCTGTTTTTGGTGCTGCAATGTTTTCTTTTGCTATCAATGTTCTTGGGGTTGGAATGGGCTTTTCAGCTGGTGCAATGATCTATATTGTTGTTGAGGAGATTTTGCCTGAGATTCTACATGAGTCTTCACAGTATAGGAAGATAGCTGCTGCTGGGTTTATAGCAGGTTTTTACATAATGCTATATCTGGATGCTTTAATAGGATAG